Proteins encoded in a region of the Pigmentiphaga litoralis genome:
- a CDS encoding acyltransferase family protein: MVKPSPVLDGLRGTASIVILVLHFLVGLEREYIIPHAGLAVDFFFMLSGYCITSYYAAQASSQVSGRKLFLVRAANYYPAILLGLALGFSVYLLKVSMLAESVNWIVVAINLALSVFLVPSPFALTDTWDFIYPFNGVTWSIMAELSMVFLFGAFFVNMRKSLLVILVIAGAAAATYQCFVFGAVTGGMNWSHIGDHSHHYMATVAGFSLPLPVFIPLALVRAFFPFFCGVLIYRCFSCRLGVGGIYAVIPHFLLAAVLLTSLPVSRWIYESIAITIIFPIILMWGSLAHAGDRYTRICHWLGNIAYPLYLTHYPLVIVFSYLIRKSGDRVPLSLWIAVEFVVCVAFARLVFLVVDNRFRRKVLPRFASAVD, from the coding sequence ATGGTCAAACCGTCTCCAGTTCTTGATGGCCTCCGTGGAACTGCATCAATCGTAATTCTAGTCCTGCACTTTCTCGTTGGTTTGGAGCGGGAATACATTATCCCTCATGCAGGCTTAGCAGTAGATTTCTTTTTCATGCTTAGTGGGTATTGTATTACCTCATATTATGCTGCTCAGGCATCAAGTCAAGTCTCTGGTCGCAAGCTATTTCTTGTACGTGCAGCGAACTACTACCCCGCGATTTTACTGGGTCTTGCACTTGGGTTCAGCGTTTATTTGTTGAAAGTTTCAATGTTGGCCGAAAGCGTCAACTGGATTGTGGTTGCGATTAATTTGGCTTTGTCGGTTTTTTTAGTGCCTTCACCTTTCGCGCTGACTGACACGTGGGATTTTATTTATCCGTTTAATGGTGTTACTTGGTCGATAATGGCCGAGTTGTCGATGGTTTTTCTGTTTGGAGCTTTCTTTGTGAATATGAGAAAGTCCCTACTGGTAATTCTGGTTATAGCTGGCGCGGCAGCCGCCACCTATCAGTGTTTTGTTTTCGGTGCGGTCACTGGGGGAATGAACTGGAGTCATATCGGAGATCATTCCCACCATTACATGGCCACAGTCGCAGGGTTTTCATTGCCTTTGCCTGTGTTTATTCCCTTAGCGTTAGTGCGGGCGTTTTTCCCGTTCTTCTGCGGCGTTTTGATCTATCGATGTTTTAGCTGCCGGCTTGGCGTCGGTGGAATTTACGCGGTGATTCCGCACTTTCTCCTTGCGGCAGTCCTTCTGACGTCCCTGCCCGTTTCTCGTTGGATCTATGAAAGCATCGCTATTACAATAATTTTCCCGATTATTTTGATGTGGGGGAGTCTTGCGCATGCAGGTGATCGTTACACCCGTATCTGCCACTGGCTAGGGAACATTGCCTACCCACTTTACTTGACTCATTACCCGCTGGTCATCGTTTTTTCTTATCTCATTCGAAAGAGTGGTGATCGCGTTCCCCTTTCTTTGTGGATCGCGGTGGAATTCGTTGTATGTGTCGCGTTTGCTCGTCTAGTATTTCTAGTAGTTGATAATCGCTTCCGTCGAAAAGTCCTGCCTAGGTTCGCATCAGCTGTGGACTGA